One Actinospica robiniae DSM 44927 genomic region harbors:
- a CDS encoding NF041680 family putative transposase encodes MKVLRGFRAGVHGCFARRADSLFDLVDAVLATDGRVRSLAELSLQRPFRRGHGALYDAVASGEIDVPALAGLITSVWEPLDDGPLKFAIDVSSWHRPHAECARERHHCHHSCACGNRRGTVPGWPYSVAVGLEWGAHSWCAPLDARRLAVAEDATAVTVAQVEAVLERCAAAGLSHGRPAALFVFDSGYDLTRIAYLTAGRGLERQILGRVRRDRVYYGDPVPRPRGAPGRPPVHGRRFAIADPGTWHDPDLRVERDSPRCGRTIVTAWHGLHQKLERQGAWREHAQQLPRLPGTLIRVQTQRLPGGRAPQDLWLWHHARPGTGFDLDQLWTAYLRRFDIEHTFRFFKQSLGWTAPQVGTPEQADRWTWLTITAYTQLRLARRLGAHLRLPWQRPTPPDRIPTPGRVRRGFPVLARKIGTPAAKPKPTTAGPGRPTGTTRPPRTRHPAGKKTGTSHERATSKTPDHDH; translated from the coding sequence TTGAAGGTTCTGCGGGGGTTTCGGGCCGGGGTGCACGGCTGCTTCGCGCGGCGCGCGGATTCTTTGTTCGATCTCGTCGATGCGGTACTCGCGACGGACGGTCGGGTGCGCTCGCTCGCCGAGTTGTCGCTGCAGCGGCCGTTTCGTCGTGGTCACGGGGCCCTGTACGACGCCGTGGCCAGTGGCGAGATCGACGTGCCGGCATTGGCCGGATTGATCACCAGCGTGTGGGAACCCTTGGATGACGGACCATTGAAATTCGCGATCGATGTCTCTTCGTGGCATCGTCCGCACGCCGAGTGCGCACGCGAGCGCCACCACTGCCATCACTCGTGTGCGTGCGGCAACCGGCGCGGCACCGTGCCGGGATGGCCGTACTCGGTCGCGGTCGGGCTGGAGTGGGGCGCGCACTCGTGGTGCGCACCGCTCGACGCGCGCCGCCTCGCCGTGGCCGAGGACGCGACCGCGGTCACCGTCGCGCAGGTCGAAGCGGTGCTCGAGCGCTGCGCCGCCGCCGGGCTCTCGCACGGGCGCCCTGCCGCACTGTTCGTGTTCGACTCCGGCTACGACCTGACCCGGATCGCCTATCTGACCGCCGGCCGGGGCCTGGAGAGGCAGATTCTCGGACGGGTGCGCCGCGACCGGGTCTACTACGGCGACCCGGTGCCGCGCCCGCGCGGTGCCCCGGGACGCCCGCCCGTGCACGGCCGACGCTTCGCGATCGCCGACCCGGGCACCTGGCACGACCCGGACCTGCGCGTCGAGCGGGACTCGCCGCGCTGCGGGCGCACGATCGTGACCGCCTGGCACGGGCTGCACCAGAAGCTCGAGCGCCAGGGCGCCTGGCGCGAGCACGCGCAGCAACTGCCGCGCCTGCCCGGCACCCTGATCAGGGTCCAGACCCAGCGCCTGCCCGGCGGCCGCGCACCGCAGGACCTGTGGCTCTGGCACCACGCGAGGCCCGGGACCGGGTTCGACCTCGATCAGCTCTGGACGGCCTATCTGCGGAGATTCGATATCGAGCATACATTCAGGTTCTTCAAGCAGTCGCTCGGCTGGACCGCGCCGCAGGTGGGCACCCCGGAGCAGGCCGACCGCTGGACCTGGCTGACCATCACCGCATACACCCAGCTCAGGCTCGCCCGCCGGCTCGGCGCTCACCTGCGCCTGCCCTGGCAGCGCCCGACACCCCCAGACCGGATCCCGACACCCGGCCGGGTCCGCCGGGGTTTCCCCGTACTGGCACGGAAAATCGGCACCCCCGCCGCAAAGCCGAAACCCACCACCGCCGGCCCCGGCCGCCCGACGGGCACGACCCGGCCACCGCGCACACGCCACCCAGCCGGTAAGAAGACCGGCACAAGCCATGAACGAGCGACATCGAAAACACCCGACCATGATCACTAA
- a CDS encoding macro domain-containing protein: MNELTGITYLKGDATSPHGKGRKLIAHVCNDAGGWGKGFVLAVSKRWPKPEQEYRRWHRDRASSGFALGAVQVVQVEQYVWVANMVGQHGIRTGSNGPPVRYDAIDTALAQLAAEARDLAVSVHMPRIGCGLAGGNWERVEPLITARLTTARIPVSVYDYEEAA; the protein is encoded by the coding sequence ATGAACGAACTCACGGGGATCACGTACCTGAAGGGCGACGCCACCTCGCCCCACGGCAAAGGTAGAAAGCTGATCGCGCACGTCTGCAACGACGCCGGCGGGTGGGGCAAAGGCTTCGTGCTGGCGGTCTCGAAGCGCTGGCCAAAGCCGGAGCAGGAGTACCGCCGCTGGCATCGCGACCGAGCAAGCAGCGGCTTCGCCCTCGGCGCGGTGCAGGTGGTTCAGGTCGAGCAGTATGTCTGGGTGGCCAACATGGTTGGCCAGCACGGCATACGCACCGGCAGCAATGGCCCGCCCGTCCGCTACGACGCAATAGACACTGCGCTGGCCCAACTTGCCGCCGAAGCCCGGGACCTCGCCGTCAGCGTGCACATGCCCCGCATCGGCTGCGGCCTGGCCGGAGGCAACTGGGAACGCGTCGAGCCGCTGATCACGGCCCGGCTGACGACGGCTCGCATACCAGTGAGCGTGTACGACTACGAGGAGGCCGCCTGA
- a CDS encoding glycoside hydrolase family 2 TIM barrel-domain containing protein, translating to MVGSEDADFSYVESRQPGRGRRPARAFFETSLPGIDLDGPWRFRLAGGLSDVTAGFEAEDFAEGEGADGWTDLPVPALWQLQGHGTPAYTNIVYPFPVDPPRVPDENPTGEYRRVFEVPDDFPIHRGAVLRFEGVDSCFAVWLNGILLGDGKGSRLPTEFDVSGTLRPGRNVLAVRVHQWSAGSYLEDQDMWWLSGIFRSVRIIPCGIADFFIHADFDAESGAGTLRVDVSGPATLSVPELGILDADPAGPHVCPDVEPWSDETPRLYEAELAADGERILLRIGFRSVAVDDGGRILVNGKPITFRGVNRHEWHPRTGRTLDRATMLEDVLMMKRHNINAVRASHYPPHPDFLELCDTYGLWVIDECDLETHGFELVGWRGNPSDDAAWREAYLDRAERMVERDKNHPSIVMWSLGNESGVGENLAAMAKWIRNRDGSRLIHYEGDRASCAYVDVFSEMYTGPDSVRLRGQQEEPPPEDPADDAHRRRLPFMLCEYAHAMGNGPGGLREYRDLFDEYPRLAGGFVWEWIDHGIEQTAADGTTYFAYGGDFGEEVHDGNFVADGLVFPDRTPSPGLLDYKRISEPVRVLCDADARTLTIANRHHSRDTGYLAWTWRAEDDGVLVAQGVLELSPVAPGSEATVHWPELPAAKPTGERWLTISGSLRADEAWAEAGHEVTWAQARTNEPAAASPSRPAPATPARVAADSIHLGDATFDAHSGVLRSIAGIDVDGPRLDLWRAPIDNDERSLYATPLAAAWRHAGLHRMRHKTLSVEPSESGLVVRARVAAAGVDHGMDVKYRWTTAEDGTLWLTVELDPYGQWPCTLPRRGVALTLPATLDQVEWFGEGPGEAYRDTGNDARVGRFRASVAGMQTPYVRPQENGNRRAVRWAQFTPVNGATEDAADDDAVSGLEVLAAPTTNLTARPWSTRALEAAQHRSDLRPDGRIHVHLDQDQCGIGSSSCGDPLHESEQIHPAPTTFTVGFRRIAVFVGGRG from the coding sequence ATGGTGGGCTCCGAGGACGCGGACTTCAGCTACGTCGAGTCCCGGCAGCCAGGCCGGGGACGGCGGCCCGCGCGCGCCTTCTTCGAAACGAGCCTGCCCGGCATCGACCTCGACGGGCCATGGCGGTTCCGGTTGGCCGGAGGCCTCAGCGACGTCACGGCGGGCTTCGAGGCGGAGGACTTCGCCGAGGGCGAGGGAGCCGACGGCTGGACCGATCTGCCCGTCCCCGCGCTGTGGCAGCTGCAAGGGCACGGCACCCCGGCCTACACGAACATCGTCTACCCGTTCCCTGTCGACCCGCCACGTGTGCCCGATGAGAACCCGACCGGCGAGTACCGCCGCGTCTTCGAGGTGCCGGACGACTTCCCGATTCATCGGGGAGCGGTGCTGCGCTTCGAAGGTGTCGACTCGTGTTTCGCCGTGTGGCTCAACGGGATCCTGCTCGGTGACGGTAAGGGAAGTCGGCTGCCCACCGAGTTCGACGTCTCCGGCACCCTGCGCCCGGGACGCAACGTCCTGGCCGTGCGGGTGCATCAGTGGTCTGCCGGGAGCTATCTCGAAGACCAGGACATGTGGTGGCTGTCGGGGATCTTCCGGTCCGTCCGGATCATCCCGTGCGGAATCGCAGATTTCTTCATCCACGCCGACTTCGACGCCGAGTCCGGCGCCGGAACACTCCGTGTGGACGTCAGCGGCCCCGCCACGTTGTCAGTGCCCGAACTCGGGATCCTGGACGCGGACCCGGCCGGCCCGCACGTGTGCCCGGACGTCGAGCCCTGGTCGGACGAGACGCCGCGCCTATACGAGGCCGAACTCGCCGCCGACGGCGAGCGGATACTTCTGCGCATCGGCTTCCGCAGCGTGGCCGTCGACGACGGCGGACGGATCCTCGTCAACGGTAAGCCGATCACGTTCCGCGGCGTCAACCGGCACGAATGGCACCCGCGCACCGGCCGCACACTGGACCGGGCGACCATGCTCGAAGACGTACTGATGATGAAGCGGCACAACATCAACGCCGTACGCGCCAGCCACTACCCGCCGCATCCCGACTTCCTCGAACTCTGCGACACTTACGGCCTGTGGGTGATCGACGAATGCGACCTCGAGACGCACGGCTTCGAGCTGGTCGGCTGGCGCGGCAACCCGAGCGACGACGCTGCCTGGCGCGAGGCGTATCTGGATCGCGCGGAGCGCATGGTCGAGCGTGACAAGAACCACCCGTCGATCGTCATGTGGTCGCTGGGCAACGAGTCCGGCGTCGGCGAGAACCTCGCGGCCATGGCAAAGTGGATCCGCAACCGCGACGGCAGCAGGCTGATCCACTACGAAGGCGACCGCGCCAGCTGCGCCTACGTCGACGTCTTCTCCGAGATGTATACGGGCCCTGACTCTGTGAGGCTGCGCGGGCAGCAGGAAGAGCCGCCGCCCGAAGACCCGGCCGACGACGCGCACCGCCGCAGACTGCCGTTCATGCTGTGCGAGTACGCCCACGCCATGGGCAACGGTCCGGGTGGGCTGCGCGAGTACCGTGACCTGTTCGACGAGTATCCGAGGCTCGCAGGCGGCTTCGTTTGGGAGTGGATCGACCATGGGATCGAGCAGACAGCGGCGGATGGCACGACGTATTTCGCGTACGGCGGAGACTTCGGCGAGGAGGTCCACGACGGCAACTTCGTGGCGGACGGCCTCGTCTTCCCCGACCGCACCCCATCCCCGGGCCTGCTGGACTACAAGCGGATCAGCGAACCTGTGCGCGTACTCTGCGACGCGGACGCGCGGACGCTGACGATCGCCAACCGGCACCACAGCCGCGACACCGGCTACCTGGCTTGGACGTGGCGCGCGGAGGACGACGGCGTCCTCGTCGCGCAGGGCGTGCTCGAACTGTCGCCCGTCGCGCCCGGATCCGAAGCCACCGTGCATTGGCCGGAGTTGCCGGCGGCGAAGCCCACAGGCGAGCGCTGGCTCACCATCTCCGGCTCGCTCCGCGCAGACGAGGCGTGGGCTGAAGCCGGACACGAAGTCACCTGGGCCCAAGCGCGAACGAACGAGCCCGCAGCCGCGTCGCCATCGCGCCCCGCCCCGGCCACCCCAGCCCGCGTCGCCGCCGACTCGATCCACCTCGGCGACGCCACCTTCGACGCGCACAGCGGCGTGCTCCGCAGCATCGCCGGAATCGACGTCGACGGCCCCCGCCTCGACCTCTGGCGCGCCCCGATCGACAACGACGAGCGCAGCCTGTACGCCACCCCGCTCGCCGCGGCCTGGCGCCACGCAGGACTGCATCGCATGCGGCACAAGACTTTGAGCGTCGAGCCGAGCGAATCCGGCCTCGTCGTCCGCGCGCGGGTCGCAGCCGCAGGCGTCGACCACGGCATGGACGTGAAGTACCGCTGGACGACAGCCGAAGACGGCACCCTGTGGCTGACGGTCGAGCTCGATCCGTACGGCCAATGGCCCTGCACCCTCCCGCGCCGAGGCGTCGCCCTGACACTCCCCGCCACCCTCGACCAGGTGGAATGGTTCGGCGAAGGCCCAGGCGAGGCATACCGCGACACCGGCAACGACGCGCGCGTCGGCAGATTCCGCGCGTCCGTGGCAGGGATGCAGACCCCGTACGTGCGCCCCCAGGAAAACGGCAACCGCCGCGCCGTACGTTGGGCCCAGTTCACCCCAGTTAACGGCGCCACCGAGGACGCCGCCGACGACGACGCAGTGAGCGGACTGGAAGTCCTCGCCGCCCCGACCACGAACCTGACGGCGCGTCCGTGGAGCACCCGAGCCCTCGAAGCCGCCCAGCACCGAAGCGACCTGCGCCCCGACGGCCGCATCCACGTCCACCTCGACCAGGACCAATGCGGCATCGGCAGCTCGTCCTGCGGCGACCCGCTCCACGAAAGCGAGCAGATCCACCCCGCCCCGACCACCTTCACCGTCGGTTTCCGGAGGATTGCGGTTTTTGTCGGTGGTCGCGGCTAG
- a CDS encoding FAD-dependent monooxygenase produces MAVGDTRGARPSGPTVAGSSRAGTAIVVGAGISGLTAAVALRRRGWRVDVYERAPVLEPVGAGIALAPNAVKALDSLGMREWIDQAAVIQGSGGVRRPDGRWLVRTDLGAVAKAFGRPLVVVPRPELIDALRSQLPQAAIHLDTSVEEVLPGDETRLARVRTKQGEKSADLVVAADGIRSPIREALFPEHPGPVYAGFTAWRMIVEAGSHTKVEPSETWGRGAVFGIVPLPGGRLYCYATANLPEGTKFADEHAALLERFADWHSPIPDLIRRTPREALLRNDIYWLDKPLSAYHSGRVAFVGDAAHAMTPNLGQGGCQAIEDAVVLAHELEAEDGGGGLDVAMALNAYTVARRARTVSIARQSARAGRMQQLHAPLGTALRNGAISLAGHLGSGFMLRQMAAVAKWAPPEPPERP; encoded by the coding sequence ATGGCAGTCGGGGATACCCGCGGCGCGAGGCCGAGCGGGCCCACGGTCGCGGGCAGCAGCCGGGCCGGCACCGCGATCGTCGTCGGCGCGGGCATCAGCGGGCTCACCGCCGCCGTCGCCCTGCGCCGCCGTGGCTGGCGGGTCGACGTCTACGAGCGCGCCCCCGTCCTCGAGCCCGTCGGCGCCGGAATCGCCCTCGCCCCGAACGCCGTGAAAGCGCTCGACAGCCTCGGTATGCGCGAGTGGATCGACCAGGCCGCGGTGATTCAGGGCTCCGGCGGAGTACGCCGGCCCGACGGCCGCTGGCTCGTGCGCACCGACCTCGGCGCCGTCGCAAAAGCCTTCGGCCGTCCGCTCGTCGTGGTGCCGCGCCCGGAGCTGATCGACGCCTTGCGTTCCCAGCTCCCGCAGGCGGCCATCCACCTCGACACGTCGGTCGAGGAGGTGCTGCCGGGCGACGAGACCCGCCTGGCGCGCGTGCGCACGAAACAGGGCGAGAAGAGCGCCGACCTCGTCGTCGCGGCCGACGGCATCCGCTCGCCGATCCGCGAAGCCCTCTTCCCTGAACATCCCGGCCCGGTCTACGCGGGCTTCACCGCTTGGCGCATGATCGTCGAGGCTGGCAGCCACACGAAGGTCGAACCCAGTGAGACCTGGGGCCGCGGCGCGGTCTTCGGCATCGTCCCGCTACCCGGCGGCCGCCTGTACTGCTACGCGACCGCGAACCTTCCGGAAGGCACGAAGTTCGCCGACGAGCACGCGGCACTGCTCGAACGCTTCGCCGACTGGCACTCGCCGATCCCCGACCTGATCCGCCGCACGCCGCGAGAAGCGCTGCTACGCAACGACATCTACTGGCTCGACAAGCCGTTGTCGGCGTACCACTCCGGCCGGGTCGCCTTCGTCGGAGACGCCGCGCACGCGATGACGCCCAACCTCGGCCAGGGCGGCTGCCAGGCGATCGAGGACGCAGTGGTGCTCGCCCACGAACTCGAGGCGGAGGACGGCGGCGGCGGCCTCGACGTGGCCATGGCCCTGAACGCCTACACCGTGGCCCGCCGCGCCCGCACCGTCTCGATCGCCCGGCAGTCCGCGCGCGCTGGCCGGATGCAGCAGCTGCACGCACCGCTCGGAACCGCCCTGCGCAACGGGGCCATCAGCCTCGCCGGCCACCTCGGCTCCGGGTTCATGCTGCGCCAGATGGCCGCCGTGGCCAAGTGGGCCCCGCCTGAGCCGCCGGAGCGGCCCTAG
- a CDS encoding TetR/AcrR family transcriptional regulator: MTATPRSRAEIVGDTAIAVLAAQGARGLTHRAVDRAAGLPPGSTSNHARTREALLTCALTRITELEAADAAAATAGQPVFDTGGDVRTALAAPIAAMLYRGLSRGRTRLLARYELALESTRRPALRALYDEASLPFRGPVAAMLAASGSAEPQRHAKMLIAWCEGVQFDAIAGAGAATPPAEAELRTGLEELLRGMLGTGRESSAIQGVDR; encoded by the coding sequence GTGACTGCGACACCGCGCTCCCGGGCCGAAATCGTCGGCGACACGGCGATCGCGGTGCTCGCCGCGCAGGGCGCGCGCGGCCTGACCCACCGCGCCGTGGACCGGGCGGCAGGCCTGCCGCCGGGCTCCACATCCAACCATGCCCGCACCCGTGAGGCACTGCTGACCTGCGCGTTGACGCGCATCACCGAGCTCGAGGCGGCGGATGCGGCAGCAGCCACGGCCGGCCAGCCCGTATTCGACACGGGAGGGGACGTGCGGACCGCGCTCGCCGCACCGATCGCGGCCATGCTGTATCGCGGCCTGAGCCGCGGCCGGACCCGGCTGCTCGCCCGCTACGAACTGGCGCTGGAGTCCACCCGCCGGCCCGCCCTGCGCGCCCTGTACGACGAGGCGTCGCTGCCGTTCCGAGGGCCGGTTGCGGCCATGCTCGCGGCCTCGGGTTCCGCAGAGCCGCAGCGACATGCCAAGATGTTGATCGCTTGGTGCGAGGGCGTTCAGTTCGACGCCATCGCCGGGGCGGGCGCCGCGACGCCGCCTGCCGAGGCGGAGCTGCGGACCGGCCTCGAGGAACTGCTGCGCGGCATGCTGGGGACCGGTCGGGAATCCAGCGCGATACAAGGAGTCGACAGGTGA
- a CDS encoding phosphonate degradation HD-domain oxygenase → MNAVTGQAESVVAELERFFTEQGAGEYLGEPVTQAAHMLQAAACAQAEGAGDALVAAALLHDVGHFTGTISGAQLMEGTDNRHSHAGADWLATWFPESVTEPVRLHVAAKRYLCAVEPSYFDRLSEASVYTLNVQGGPMSAEEAAAFEAGPYAEQAVALRRWDEAAKDPDADVPEFAHYRGLLAALVRRPGTGESVSG, encoded by the coding sequence GTGAATGCTGTAACCGGGCAGGCCGAATCCGTCGTGGCCGAACTCGAGCGGTTCTTCACGGAGCAGGGCGCGGGCGAGTACCTCGGCGAGCCGGTGACTCAGGCTGCTCACATGCTCCAGGCCGCGGCCTGCGCGCAGGCGGAGGGGGCGGGTGACGCACTCGTCGCCGCGGCGCTACTGCACGACGTCGGCCACTTCACTGGCACGATCAGCGGGGCGCAGCTGATGGAGGGCACTGACAATCGGCACAGCCACGCGGGCGCGGACTGGCTCGCGACGTGGTTCCCGGAGTCAGTGACCGAGCCGGTGCGGCTGCACGTGGCGGCCAAGCGCTACCTATGCGCGGTCGAGCCGAGCTACTTCGACCGGCTCTCCGAGGCGTCCGTCTACACCCTCAACGTCCAGGGTGGTCCGATGTCGGCCGAGGAGGCCGCGGCGTTCGAGGCCGGCCCGTACGCCGAACAGGCCGTCGCGCTTCGTCGCTGGGACGAGGCCGCGAAGGACCCGGACGCCGACGTGCCGGAGTTCGCCCACTATCGCGGGCTGCTGGCCGCGCTCGTGCGTCGCCCGGGTACCGGCGAGAGCGTCAGCGGCTGA
- a CDS encoding thioredoxin domain-containing protein: protein MTHEGTLANAVVYGDPAATHVLDLFEDMRCSYSADVEHDLGAAITELADRGVLRVRYQVANFLDRGDAAGPSTCALAALGWAARQGIQEFRALRSAILAYRRQNGSAGLANQDTLIEIAKRAPVLHLEALRADLAANTYRPWAVEAGAASLAALKVAWAAAEVEGQAGVPTAFVDGTFVELFTPDDKPISPSEFAAEVEAILSR from the coding sequence ATGACCCATGAGGGGACCCTGGCCAACGCCGTCGTCTACGGCGATCCGGCCGCTACGCACGTGCTCGACCTGTTCGAGGACATGCGCTGCTCCTACAGCGCCGACGTCGAGCACGACCTCGGCGCGGCCATCACCGAACTGGCCGACCGCGGCGTGCTGCGGGTGCGCTATCAGGTCGCGAACTTCCTCGACCGCGGCGACGCGGCGGGCCCGTCGACCTGCGCCCTCGCCGCGCTCGGATGGGCTGCGCGGCAAGGGATCCAGGAGTTCCGGGCGCTCCGCTCGGCCATCCTGGCGTACCGGCGGCAAAACGGCAGCGCCGGCCTGGCGAATCAGGATACGTTGATCGAGATCGCGAAGCGGGCGCCCGTGCTCCACCTCGAGGCGCTGCGCGCGGATCTGGCCGCGAACACCTACCGGCCGTGGGCGGTCGAGGCGGGCGCGGCGTCCCTGGCCGCGCTCAAGGTCGCGTGGGCGGCGGCCGAGGTGGAAGGCCAGGCCGGCGTACCCACGGCGTTCGTCGACGGCACGTTCGTGGAGCTGTTCACGCCGGACGACAAGCCGATCTCGCCATCGGAGTTCGCCGCAGAAGTCGAGGCAATCCTCAGCCGCTGA
- a CDS encoding NADPH:quinone oxidoreductase family protein yields the protein MRAWQALAQGEPEKVLSLAEIPVPEPGPGQMLVRVRAAALNFPDVLLCRGDYQIRPELPFTPGVELCGEVTAVGDGVDPGRVGSRVIGNPVLPHGALADFTLMHTAEAFDAPESLDDAEAAALHIAYQTAWFALHRRAGLKPGETVLVHAAAGGVGSATVQLAKAAGARVIGVVGGPEKAQVARELGADLVVDRTTEDFVGAVKEATGGRGADVVFDPVGGAAFAGSTKCIAFEGRIVVVGFAGGTVPAPPLNHALVKNYSILGLHWGLYKLRDPASIVAAHEELCALADQGVVKPLISERVGLERAPEALAALGAGSTTGRVAVLLG from the coding sequence ATGAGGGCCTGGCAGGCGCTCGCGCAAGGCGAGCCGGAGAAGGTGCTGAGCCTCGCCGAGATCCCCGTGCCCGAGCCGGGCCCGGGCCAGATGCTGGTCCGGGTGCGCGCGGCGGCGCTGAACTTCCCGGACGTGCTGCTATGCCGCGGGGATTACCAGATCCGCCCCGAGCTGCCGTTCACCCCGGGCGTCGAGCTCTGCGGCGAAGTCACGGCCGTCGGCGACGGGGTGGACCCGGGCCGCGTGGGCAGCCGCGTGATCGGCAACCCGGTGCTCCCGCACGGCGCGCTCGCCGACTTCACGCTGATGCACACCGCCGAGGCGTTCGACGCCCCGGAATCGCTCGACGACGCCGAGGCGGCCGCGCTGCACATCGCGTATCAGACCGCGTGGTTCGCGCTGCACCGGCGGGCCGGTCTCAAGCCGGGCGAAACAGTGCTCGTACACGCTGCGGCCGGAGGCGTCGGCAGTGCGACCGTGCAACTGGCGAAGGCGGCCGGGGCCCGGGTGATCGGCGTCGTCGGCGGCCCGGAGAAGGCGCAGGTCGCTCGCGAACTGGGCGCTGATCTGGTGGTGGACCGCACAACTGAGGATTTCGTCGGCGCGGTCAAGGAGGCCACCGGCGGCAGGGGAGCGGATGTGGTCTTCGACCCGGTCGGCGGCGCTGCGTTCGCGGGCTCGACCAAGTGCATCGCGTTCGAGGGCCGGATCGTGGTGGTCGGTTTCGCCGGCGGCACCGTGCCGGCGCCGCCGCTCAACCACGCGCTGGTGAAGAACTACTCGATCCTCGGGCTGCACTGGGGCCTGTACAAGCTGCGTGACCCGGCATCGATCGTGGCCGCCCACGAGGAGCTCTGCGCGCTCGCTGATCAGGGCGTCGTCAAGCCATTGATCAGCGAGCGAGTCGGACTGGAGCGCGCCCCGGAAGCCCTCGCGGCGCTCGGCGCGGGCAGCACCACCGGCCGAGTGGCCGTGCTGCTGGGCTAG
- a CDS encoding acyl-CoA dehydrogenase, translated as MSHYRSNLRDLRFNLFEVFDTAEVLGRGPFADHDADGARDLLTEVERLAVGPIAESYAAADRTPPVYDPAARAVAMPEAFRRSYRAYMDAEYWRLDIPAELGGSPAPRALWWSLVELVQGAQAAVFMFGGGPAFAGLLHQIGTPEQQRTAELMVERGWGASMVLTEPDAGSDVGAGVTRALRQEDGTWHITGVKRFITSGEHDLEENIMHYVLARPEGAGPGTKGLSLFLVPKYHFDPATGELGERNGVYATNVEKKMGLKVSTTCELTFGQDRPAVGVLLGEVHDGIAQMFKVIEFARMQVGVKAIAALSSGYLNALDYARTRVQGADLTRAADKTAPRVTIDRHPDVRNMLMGLKAYAEGLRALYIYTAAWLDRATIAELDGQDEAAALAHSVNDLLLPVVKGFGSERSYAQLATALQIFGGSGFLQDYPIEQYIRDTKIDTLYEGTTGIQGQDFFFRKIVRDRQVAWTTLSGEIDDFLASVEGEDRLKTERGHLAAALADVRAMVATLSEWSRGSREDAEQVYLVGQNTTRLLMSVGDLLVGWLLTRQAAVAVEALDSGADQGADADFYRGKLAVACFFTTTVLPELSARRSVLEHTDNALMDVADGSF; from the coding sequence ATGAGCCACTACCGAAGCAATCTACGCGACCTGCGCTTCAACCTGTTCGAGGTCTTCGACACCGCCGAGGTGCTCGGTCGCGGCCCCTTCGCCGACCACGACGCGGACGGCGCGCGGGACCTGCTGACCGAGGTGGAACGGCTCGCCGTCGGCCCGATCGCCGAGTCCTACGCCGCCGCCGACCGCACGCCGCCGGTCTATGACCCGGCGGCCCGCGCGGTCGCGATGCCCGAGGCCTTCCGCCGCTCCTACCGCGCCTACATGGACGCCGAGTACTGGCGCCTGGACATCCCGGCCGAACTCGGCGGCAGCCCCGCGCCGCGTGCGCTGTGGTGGTCGCTGGTGGAACTCGTGCAGGGCGCGCAGGCCGCGGTGTTCATGTTCGGCGGCGGACCCGCGTTCGCCGGCCTGCTGCACCAGATCGGCACGCCTGAGCAGCAGCGCACGGCCGAACTCATGGTGGAGCGCGGGTGGGGCGCCAGTATGGTGCTGACCGAGCCGGACGCCGGTTCCGACGTCGGCGCCGGCGTGACCAGGGCGTTGCGCCAGGAGGACGGCACCTGGCACATCACCGGCGTCAAGAGGTTCATCACCTCAGGTGAGCACGACCTCGAAGAGAACATCATGCACTACGTGCTGGCCCGTCCCGAGGGCGCCGGCCCCGGGACCAAGGGACTGTCGCTGTTCCTCGTGCCCAAGTACCACTTCGACCCTGCCACCGGCGAACTCGGCGAGCGCAACGGCGTCTATGCCACCAACGTCGAGAAGAAGATGGGCCTGAAGGTCTCCACCACCTGCGAGCTGACCTTCGGCCAGGACCGGCCCGCGGTCGGCGTCCTGCTGGGCGAGGTGCACGACGGCATCGCGCAGATGTTCAAGGTGATCGAGTTCGCCAGGATGCAGGTGGGGGTCAAGGCGATCGCCGCGCTCTCCAGCGGCTATCTCAATGCCCTGGATTACGCCCGGACCCGTGTGCAGGGCGCTGATCTGACCCGGGCCGCGGACAAGACCGCTCCGCGCGTCACCATCGACCGCCACCCCGACGTCCGCAATATGCTGATGGGCCTCAAGGCGTACGCGGAAGGCTTGCGGGCGCTGTACATCTACACCGCCGCCTGGCTCGACCGCGCCACCATCGCAGAGCTCGACGGCCAGGACGAGGCCGCCGCGCTGGCCCACAGTGTCAATGATCTGCTTCTCCCGGTGGTGAAGGGCTTCGGATCGGAGCGTTCCTACGCGCAGCTGGCCACGGCCTTGCAGATCTTCGGCGGATCCGGCTTCCTGCAGGACTACCCGATCGAGCAGTACATCCGGGACACGAAGATCGACACCCTCTACGAGGGCACCACCGGCATCCAGGGCCAGGACTTCTTCTTCCGCAAGATCGTGCGTGACCGCCAGGTCGCGTGGACCACGCTGAGCGGCGAGATCGACGACTTCCTCGCCTCGGTCGAGGGCGAGGACCGGCTCAAGACCGAGCGTGGGCACCTCGCCGCCGCGCTCGCCGACGTGCGCGCCATGGTCGCGACGCTGAGCGAGTGGAGCCGGGGCTCGCGCGAGGACGCCGAGCAGGTGTACCTGGTCGGGCAGAACACCACCAGGCTGCTGATGAGCGTCGGCGATCTGCTCGTCGGCTGGCTGCTGACCCGGCAGGCCGCGGTCGCGGTCGAGGCCCTGGATTCCGGCGCCGATCAGGGTGCTGACGCCGACTTCTACCGCGGCAAGCTCGCCGTGGCCTGCTTCTTCACCACGACGGTGCTGCCCGAGCTCAGCGCGCGCCGCTCGGTGCTCGAGCACACCGACAATGCCCTGATGGACGTGGCCGACGGCTCGTTCTGA